The region ACCATTAATTGAATTTTATAAGGCGCAAAACAAATATCATGCTGTTAATGGTATTGGTGCGATTGAAGAAATTACTGAAAGATTAAGTTTAATAATTGATAAATTATAATTATCTTCGTTTTTAATTAATTTTTTTAAAGATTGGAAATAGTCATAATCTTCTTGCTGATACTGTTAAATGGATTGTTTTCCATGTCAGAAATTGCACTCATATCGGCAAGAAAGAACAGGTTAGAAACCGCTGCCAAAAAAGGCAATACGAGTGCAAAAACGGCTTTAGATTTAGCCAATTCACCTAATAAATTTTTGTCAACGGTACAGATTGGTATCACGTTGATTGGGATTTTAACGGGTATTTACTCAGGAGATAAAGTTACAGAAGATGTAAAGTTGTTTTTTGAGGGATATGAAATTACTCAACCTTACGCACATTCAATTGCTGTAGGTGTTGTGGTTGTTACTTTGACTTTCTTTTCCTTAGTTTTAGGTGAATTGTTGCCTAAACGAATAGGGTTGAATTATCCAGAAGGTATTGCAAAAGCAGTTGCGGTTCCTATGAGAATTGTATCAACAGTAACGGCACCCTTTGTTTGGTTATTAACTGCTTCAACGGATTTAATTTTAGATGTATTAAAAATTAAACCTACCGCTGATGGGAAAGTAACCGAAGAAGAAATTAAAGCCATCATCAAAGAAGGTACTGAAGTAGGTGAAGTTCAAGAAATTGAACAAGATATTGTGGAACGTGTGTTTCATATTGGAGACCGAAAAGTAAATTCGTTAATGACCCACAGAAAAGGGGTAGTATATTTATCTCTCGATGATACTTTTGATGAAATAAAAGAAAAAGTATTGGGAGAATTACACTCAATATATCCTTTATGTAATGAAAATTTAGATGAAGTTGTTGGGGTAGTTTTGTTGAAGGATTTATTTGCTAATCTTGAAAAAGGCGATTTTAATTTAGTTGAAATAAAACAAGATCCGGTTTATTTCATAGAAAATACATCAGCTTACAAAGCATTAGAGAATTTTAAAAAATCAAAAGTACATTATGCTTTAGTTACAGATGAACACGGGATGTTCCAAGGAATTATTACCTTAAATGATATTTTGGAAGCTTTAGTGGGAGATGCTGCTGATTTTTATGATGAAGAATTTCAGCTTGTAGCGCGTGAAGATGGAACTTGGTTGGTTGACGGACATTACTCATTGCATGATTTCTTAACGTATTTTGATTTGGATGATTTGTTAAATGATTATGAAGTAACAACTGTTAGCGGGTTAATTTTAACAGAATTAGGCGATATCCCAAAACAAGGAGAAAAGTTAATCTGGAATAAATTAGAATTCGAAGTGATTGATATGGACGGTGTGAAGATTGATAAAGTTTTGGTTTCAGCTATTAAAGAGTAAGTACGTTTACAATTAAATATTAAAGACAGCTTAGAATGGTTTACCATTCTAAGCTGTTCTTTCTTTTATAGATAGCTTAAAAATTGTATCTTTGCCAGCTGAATAAAAAATAATAACCTAAGTTGAAGTTGTGAAATTTAAAAAATCGGACTTCAAACTTTAAACTTTTTAAGTAAAATGACTGAAGGGAACTTTGTAGATTACGTAAAAATATATGCTGCTTCTGGTAAAGGAGGGAAAGGTTCTTCTCATTTACATAGAGAAAAATTTATTGAAAAAGGTGGGCCAGATGGAGGTGACGGTGGTCGTGGAGGTCACGTAATTTTAAAAGGAAATAAAAATCTTTGGACGTTATTTCACTTGAAATTTTTGCGTCATGTCAAAGCTGGTCATGGAGGTGATGGTGGAAGTAGCCGTAGTACTGGTGCTGATGGCGAAGATAAATTTATCGAAGTGCCACTAGGTACCGTTGTTAAAGATAAAGAAACAGGTGAGGTTTTGTTCGAAATTACCGAACACGATGAAACCAAAATACTGGCTAAAGGCGGAAAAGGAGGATTAGGAAACTGGCATTTTAGAAGTGCAACTAATCAAACTCCTCGATATGCTCAACCTGGGTTATCTGGAGAAGAAGTAGATATTATATTAGAATTAAAAGTGTTGGCCGATGTTGGTTTGGTTGGATTTCCTAATGCGGGTAAGTCAACTTTATTATCGGTCTTAACATCAGCGAAACCAAAAATTGCCGACTATCCTTTTACAACCTTAAAACCAAATTTGGGCATTGTAGCGTATCGTGATTTTCAATCTTTTGTTATAGCGGATATTCCTGGAATTATTGAAGGTGCAGCAGAAGGCAAAGGTTTAGGACATTATTTTTTGCGTCATATTGAAAGGAATTCAACATTGTTGTTTTTAATTCCTGCCGATACTGAAGATATTAAAAAAGAATACGATATTTTAATTGACGAGCTGAGAAGGTATAATCCTGAAATGTTAGATAAAGATCGATTAATTGTGATTTCAAAATGCGATATGTTAGATGACGAATTGCAAGCAGAAATGAAAGACCAGTTGGATCAAGATTTTAAAGGAATGGAATACATGATGATTTCATCTATTTCCCAACAGAACTTACAACAATTGAAAGATAAATTGTGGAAAATGTTAAATCAATAAAAATTAAAAGCACCTTTTTTAGGTGCTTTTTTTTTGTTAAATGAATAAGCAAACGTTAAAAATTATTTTTCAAGTATAATTCCAGCTGTGTTTTTTGAAGAAATCGTATTTTTTGAATTATATTCGCATCATTAAAACAAAATTACTAGTTATATTATGAAAAAATTTATTGTATCCTTAATCGCAGCAATTACTTTGCTACCAGCAACAGTAAAGGCAGATGAAGGGATGTGGTTCTTAATGTTCATTGAAAGATTGAACCACAGAGATATGCAAAAAATGGGGCTTCAGTTAACGGCTGAAGAGATTTACAGCATTAACCACCACAGTTTAAAAGATGCAATTGTGCAGTTTAATGGCGGTTGTACTGCAGAATTAATTTCTAAAGATGGTTTAGTGTTAACCAATCACCACTGTGGATATGATGCAATTGCTGAATTGTCTACAGCTGAAAAAAACCACTTAAAGAATGGATTTTGGGCAAAAAATAGAACAGAGGAATTAAAACCTTCTAGTTTATTTGTTCGTTTCTTCGTTAGAATGGACGATTGTTCTAAAAGAATTTTGGCTGTTGTTAATGATAAAATGACTGAAGCTGAAAGAGAAAAAGCAATCAATGCTGAAATTGCTAAAATTGAAAAAGAAAATAACGAAGGAGGTAAATATACTGTTTCAGTTCGTTCGTTTTTCCAAGGTAATGAATTTTACTATTTTGTTTACCAAGATTATAAAGATGTTCGTTTAGTAGGAACACCTCCTGAAAGTTTAGGTAAATTTGGTGGTGATACTGACAACTGGGAATGGCCACGTCATACTGCCGATTTCTCTATGTTCAGAATCTATGCAGACGCAAATGGAAATCCAGCAGAATATTCTCCAAACAATGTGCCTTTAAAACCGAAACATCACTTACCAGTTAACTTAGGTGGAGTAAAAGAAAATGATTTCGCTATGATTTTAGGGTATCCAGGTAGAACAAATCGATGGATGCCAGCTGGTGGAATTGAGCAAAACGTGAAATTTGCTTATCCAGCTTGGGTAGAAGGATCTAAAACGGGAATGGACCAAATGAAAAAATACATGGTTCAATCTGATGCTTTAAACTTAATTTATGCTTCAAAATTTGCAGGAGTAGCTAATTACTGGAAAAACCGTCAAGGTATGATTGATGCTTTAACTAAATTCCAAACAGCAAAAGCTAAAGCAGCTCAAGAAGCAAAATTTGATAAATGGGCAAATAAACCAGAAAACAAAGAAAAATATGGTAATGTTGTAGCAACAATCAATAACTATTATAAGTTGACTAATGAAAAGTCACGTCATGATAATTATTTACAACAATTATTTAGAACTTCAGCTTTTGGAACAATTAGCCGTTCATTAGGAAGACAATTAGAAGCATATGCTAAAGCAGACGCAACGAAGAGAGCACAAATGGCTCCAGGAATCTTAGAAATGGTAGATGAAATGTATAAAGAATTATACCTACCAGCTGAAAAAGATATCTTAGCGGCTCAATTAAAATTATACGCCTCAAAATCAACAGGATATGCTATTGCGCCTTCAGTTGATAAATTAGCAAAAGAGAATAATGGCGATTTTACTAAATATGTGAATGCCTTATTTGATTTAAGTATTTTCACTTCAAAAGATAGAATCAGAGCATTCTTAGATTTACCGAGTGAAACGATGTTAGCAAATGATCCATTAAATGTTTTATCTAATGACTTGTTAACACACTTTAATTCAAAATCAGATGAAATTGCTAAAGCTCAAAATGATTTTGGTGCGGCATATAGAAAATTAGTTCAAGGATTACGTGAGTCAAAAATTGGTGAAATTAAATATCCAGATGCAAACTCTACATTACGTTTAACATACGGAAAAGTAAGATCTTTACCGGCAGATAAACGAAATGATGCAACAATTAACAACTATACTACTTTAGCGGGTCAGGTTAAAAAATACAAAAAAGGAGATTTAGAATTTGATTTGCCTACTAAAGTATTAGAAATGAACGCTAAGAAAGAATTTGGTCGTTATGCAGATAAAGACGGTTCTTTACACGTTTGTTTCTTAACAGATAATGATATTACTGGTGGTAATTCAGGTTCTCCAGTATTAAATGGTAAAGGTGAGCTAATTGGTTTAGCATTTGATGGAAACATTGAAGCTATGGCTGGTGACGTAATCTTTGATAAAAAATTACAAAGAACAATAAACGTTGATATTCGTTACGTATTATGGGTGATTGAGAATTTCTCAGGAGCTAAACATATTGTTGATGAAATGACAATTGTTAAATAGTTAATTCGTAAAAAATCTTTAAAACCCTCTAAGTTTTCTTAGAGGGTTTTTTCTTTAGTTTATATTTGTGTACTTTTGAAATCAAATTTAGATCATGCGCATATTACTTTTTTTTATATTTTTTTCGGTTGCATCATATTGCCAAAGTAACCTTGATATGGCTATTAAACTTTTTAATGATAAAAAATTTAATGAGTCAAAATCTTTATTTGAAGCGCATTTAAAAGCTAATCCAAATGATTTAAAAGCACTAGAGTATTTAGGTGATATTGCTGGTTATCAAAAAAAATGGGATGAGGCTATTTACTATTATGAAAAATTGAAGAAAAAAGTTCCAACGAATGCCGATTTTCAATACAAATATGGTGGTGCATTAGGTATGAAGGCAAAAAATGTAAATAAAATGAAAGCATTAGGTATGATTGATGATATTGAAGAAGCCTTTTTAACTGCCGCAAAATTGGATAAAAAACATATTGATGCCAGATGGGCTTTGGTGATGTTGTATTTAGAATTACCAGCAATTATTGGAGGAAGCGAAGCTAAAGCAAAAAAGTATGCAGATGAACTTTTGTTGATTTCAAGAATAGACGGTTATTTGGCTCATGGATATATCGAAATATATTTTAAAAGATATAAAAAAGCCGAACCTTTATATGTAGCTGCTCACAGATTAGGGAATTCAAAAACTACTTTTGAAAAATTATATGATTTATATTTAAATAAATTAAAAGATAAAGTCAAAGCACAACAATTAAAAGAAGAGTATACAAAATAACTTCCATAAATAAATATTTACGGATTATAGAAATTACAAGATGAGAACACATTTTATAGCAATTGGTGGTGCCGCTATGCATAATTTAGCTTTAGCGCTGCATCATAAAGGATATCAAGTAACAGGAAGTGATGATGCCATATTTGAGCCATCAAAATCGAGATTGCAAAAGCATGGTTTGTTACCAGATGTTGAAGGATGGTTTCCAGAAAAAATCACTTCAGATATTGAAGCTGTAATTTTAGGTATGCATGCAAAAGCAGATAATCCAGAATTGTTAAAAGCTCAAGAATTAGGACTGAAAATTTATTCTTATCCTGAATTTTTATACGAACAATCTAAAAACAAGACTCGTGTTGTAATTGGTGGTTCGCATGGTAAAACAACTATAACTTCTATGATTTTGCACGTAATGCATTACCATGCTATAGAAGTGGATTATATGGTGGGAGCTCAGTTAGAAGGTTTCGATACTATGGTGCATTTAACTGAAACAAATGATTTTATTGTGTTAGAAGGGGATGAGTATTTAACTTCTCCAATAGATTTACGACCAAAATTCCATTTGTACCAACCTAATATTGCTTTAATTTCAGGTATAGCTTGGGATCACATTAATGTATTTCCAACCTTCGATAACTATGTAGAACAATTCGATATTTTTGTCAATAAAATTACTAATGGAGGTATTTTAATTTACAACGAAGAAGATGCTAATGTGAAATTGGTCGCTGAAAGAAGTGAAAATCCCATTCGAAAAATTCCATATCATACACCCTCTTATGAAGTTGCTCAAGGAACTACTTTGTTAGACACTCCTGATGGAC is a window of Flavobacterium indicum GPTSA100-9 = DSM 17447 DNA encoding:
- a CDS encoding hemolysin family protein, which translates into the protein MEIVIIFLLILLNGLFSMSEIALISARKNRLETAAKKGNTSAKTALDLANSPNKFLSTVQIGITLIGILTGIYSGDKVTEDVKLFFEGYEITQPYAHSIAVGVVVVTLTFFSLVLGELLPKRIGLNYPEGIAKAVAVPMRIVSTVTAPFVWLLTASTDLILDVLKIKPTADGKVTEEEIKAIIKEGTEVGEVQEIEQDIVERVFHIGDRKVNSLMTHRKGVVYLSLDDTFDEIKEKVLGELHSIYPLCNENLDEVVGVVLLKDLFANLEKGDFNLVEIKQDPVYFIENTSAYKALENFKKSKVHYALVTDEHGMFQGIITLNDILEALVGDAADFYDEEFQLVAREDGTWLVDGHYSLHDFLTYFDLDDLLNDYEVTTVSGLILTELGDIPKQGEKLIWNKLEFEVIDMDGVKIDKVLVSAIKE
- the obgE gene encoding GTPase ObgE, with product MTEGNFVDYVKIYAASGKGGKGSSHLHREKFIEKGGPDGGDGGRGGHVILKGNKNLWTLFHLKFLRHVKAGHGGDGGSSRSTGADGEDKFIEVPLGTVVKDKETGEVLFEITEHDETKILAKGGKGGLGNWHFRSATNQTPRYAQPGLSGEEVDIILELKVLADVGLVGFPNAGKSTLLSVLTSAKPKIADYPFTTLKPNLGIVAYRDFQSFVIADIPGIIEGAAEGKGLGHYFLRHIERNSTLLFLIPADTEDIKKEYDILIDELRRYNPEMLDKDRLIVISKCDMLDDELQAEMKDQLDQDFKGMEYMMISSISQQNLQQLKDKLWKMLNQ
- a CDS encoding S46 family peptidase, with the protein product MKKFIVSLIAAITLLPATVKADEGMWFLMFIERLNHRDMQKMGLQLTAEEIYSINHHSLKDAIVQFNGGCTAELISKDGLVLTNHHCGYDAIAELSTAEKNHLKNGFWAKNRTEELKPSSLFVRFFVRMDDCSKRILAVVNDKMTEAEREKAINAEIAKIEKENNEGGKYTVSVRSFFQGNEFYYFVYQDYKDVRLVGTPPESLGKFGGDTDNWEWPRHTADFSMFRIYADANGNPAEYSPNNVPLKPKHHLPVNLGGVKENDFAMILGYPGRTNRWMPAGGIEQNVKFAYPAWVEGSKTGMDQMKKYMVQSDALNLIYASKFAGVANYWKNRQGMIDALTKFQTAKAKAAQEAKFDKWANKPENKEKYGNVVATINNYYKLTNEKSRHDNYLQQLFRTSAFGTISRSLGRQLEAYAKADATKRAQMAPGILEMVDEMYKELYLPAEKDILAAQLKLYASKSTGYAIAPSVDKLAKENNGDFTKYVNALFDLSIFTSKDRIRAFLDLPSETMLANDPLNVLSNDLLTHFNSKSDEIAKAQNDFGAAYRKLVQGLRESKIGEIKYPDANSTLRLTYGKVRSLPADKRNDATINNYTTLAGQVKKYKKGDLEFDLPTKVLEMNAKKEFGRYADKDGSLHVCFLTDNDITGGNSGSPVLNGKGELIGLAFDGNIEAMAGDVIFDKKLQRTINVDIRYVLWVIENFSGAKHIVDEMTIVK
- a CDS encoding tetratricopeptide repeat protein produces the protein MAIKLFNDKKFNESKSLFEAHLKANPNDLKALEYLGDIAGYQKKWDEAIYYYEKLKKKVPTNADFQYKYGGALGMKAKNVNKMKALGMIDDIEEAFLTAAKLDKKHIDARWALVMLYLELPAIIGGSEAKAKKYADELLLISRIDGYLAHGYIEIYFKRYKKAEPLYVAAHRLGNSKTTFEKLYDLYLNKLKDKVKAQQLKEEYTK
- a CDS encoding UDP-N-acetylmuramate--L-alanine ligase codes for the protein MRTHFIAIGGAAMHNLALALHHKGYQVTGSDDAIFEPSKSRLQKHGLLPDVEGWFPEKITSDIEAVILGMHAKADNPELLKAQELGLKIYSYPEFLYEQSKNKTRVVIGGSHGKTTITSMILHVMHYHAIEVDYMVGAQLEGFDTMVHLTETNDFIVLEGDEYLTSPIDLRPKFHLYQPNIALISGIAWDHINVFPTFDNYVEQFDIFVNKITNGGILIYNEEDANVKLVAERSENPIRKIPYHTPSYEVAQGTTLLDTPDGPMPIEVFGAHNLSNLAGAKWVCQCMGVDEAEFYEAIASFKGASKRLEKIAESSNKVAYKDFAHSPSKVSATTKAVKAQYPDRKLIACLELHTYSSLNAEFLKEYQGALDAADVAVVFYSPDAVKIKRLEEVTYDQIAQSFQREDLIIYTNPIEFKNFLFNQNLDNSALLLMSSGNYGGLNFDEVKELIN